The following are encoded together in the Pectobacterium punjabense genome:
- the proV gene encoding glycine betaine/L-proline ABC transporter ATP-binding protein ProV → MAIKLEVKNLYKIFGEHPDRAFKLIDKGLSKDQVFEKTGLTVGVKDASLAIEEGEIFVIMGLSGSGKSTMVRLLNRLIEPTRGQVLIDGEDISRISDTALRDVRRKKISMVFQSFALMPHLNILNNTAFGMELAGVPKAEREQKALDALQQVGLEAYAASYPDELSGGMRQRVGLARALANDPDILLMDEAFSALDPLIRTEMQDELVKLQSRHQRTIVFISHDLDEAMRIGDRIAIMHGGEVIQVGTPDEILNNPANDYVRTFFRGVDISHVFSAKDIARRRPVTLIRKTPGVGPRSALKILQDEDRDYGYVLEGGKRFIGVVSIDSLKQALKEQQPLEQALLPEPAPVPADMSLNELISQVAQAPCAVPVVGENHEYIGIISKGMLLQALDKEGVTNE, encoded by the coding sequence ATGGCAATTAAACTTGAAGTAAAGAATCTTTATAAGATATTTGGCGAGCACCCAGACAGAGCATTTAAACTGATTGATAAAGGCCTGAGCAAAGATCAGGTATTTGAAAAAACAGGGCTTACTGTCGGGGTAAAAGATGCCAGTCTGGCCATTGAAGAAGGCGAGATATTTGTCATCATGGGATTATCCGGCTCCGGTAAATCCACCATGGTACGCCTTCTCAATCGTCTGATCGAACCCACTCGGGGTCAGGTACTGATCGACGGTGAAGATATCTCCAGAATATCTGATACCGCGCTGCGCGACGTGCGCCGCAAAAAGATCAGTATGGTGTTTCAATCCTTTGCGCTGATGCCGCATCTGAATATTCTTAACAATACCGCGTTTGGTATGGAACTGGCTGGCGTACCGAAAGCAGAGCGTGAGCAAAAAGCGCTGGATGCCTTGCAACAGGTCGGGCTTGAAGCCTACGCGGCGTCTTACCCTGATGAGCTGTCTGGCGGGATGCGGCAGCGTGTCGGTCTGGCGCGTGCGTTAGCGAATGACCCCGATATCCTGTTGATGGATGAGGCATTCTCCGCGCTCGATCCGCTGATCCGTACTGAAATGCAGGATGAATTAGTCAAACTCCAGTCCCGTCATCAACGCACTATCGTCTTTATCTCGCACGATCTGGATGAAGCAATGCGCATCGGTGACCGGATTGCCATCATGCATGGCGGTGAAGTGATTCAGGTCGGTACGCCCGATGAGATCCTGAATAATCCAGCCAATGACTATGTGCGCACCTTTTTCCGCGGTGTCGATATCAGCCACGTGTTTAGCGCCAAAGATATCGCCCGTCGTCGCCCAGTCACCTTAATCCGTAAAACTCCCGGCGTGGGACCGCGTTCCGCGCTGAAAATCCTTCAGGACGAAGACCGTGATTACGGCTACGTACTGGAAGGGGGAAAACGCTTCATTGGCGTCGTGTCTATTGATTCACTGAAGCAGGCGCTGAAAGAACAGCAGCCGCTGGAACAGGCGTTACTGCCTGAACCTGCTCCCGTGCCCGCAGATATGTCACTCAACGAGCTGATTTCTCAGGTCGCACAGGCTCCCTGTGCCGTCCCTGTCGTCGGCGAAAACCATGAGTACATTGGCATCATTTCCAAAGGAATGTTGCTACAGGCACTGGATAAGGAAGGAGTGACCAATGAGTAA
- the proX gene encoding glycine betaine/L-proline ABC transporter substrate-binding protein ProX has translation MRNTKLWAAALTTALLSTHVYAADTPQPGKGISVIPVQSTISEETFQTLLVSRALEKLGYDVQPPREVDYNVAYTSIASGDATFIAVNWDPLHADQYKAAGGDEKFYRQGEYVSGAAQGYLIDKKTAEKYKITNIAQLKDPKIAKLFDTNGDGKADLTGCTPGWGCEAAINHHLPAYGLTNTVEHNQGNYAAMIADTITRYKEGKPILYYTWTPYWVSDVLVPGRDVVWLQVPFSSQPGEMKDVSTKLPNGADYGFPVNTMKIAANKAWAEKNPAAAKLFAIMKLPIADVNAQNLRMHEGQGSQKDIERHVDGWIKAHQQLFDGWVKTAADAAK, from the coding sequence ATGCGTAACACCAAACTTTGGGCCGCCGCCCTGACTACCGCACTGTTGAGTACACACGTTTACGCCGCCGACACCCCCCAACCCGGTAAAGGTATCTCCGTTATTCCAGTGCAAAGCACCATCTCCGAGGAAACGTTCCAGACGCTGTTGGTCAGCCGCGCGTTGGAAAAGCTCGGCTATGACGTGCAACCTCCGCGTGAAGTGGACTACAACGTCGCTTACACCTCGATCGCCTCTGGCGATGCGACGTTTATTGCAGTGAACTGGGACCCGCTGCACGCCGATCAATATAAAGCCGCCGGTGGAGACGAAAAATTTTACCGTCAGGGTGAATATGTCTCCGGTGCTGCACAGGGTTATCTGATCGATAAGAAAACAGCTGAGAAATACAAAATTACCAATATTGCGCAGCTAAAAGATCCGAAAATCGCCAAGCTGTTTGATACCAATGGTGACGGCAAAGCCGATCTGACGGGCTGTACGCCGGGCTGGGGATGTGAAGCCGCTATCAATCATCATCTTCCCGCCTATGGCTTAACCAACACGGTAGAGCATAATCAGGGTAACTATGCGGCGATGATTGCCGATACCATCACCCGTTATAAAGAAGGCAAGCCGATTCTTTACTACACCTGGACGCCGTATTGGGTGAGTGATGTGTTGGTGCCGGGACGTGACGTGGTGTGGTTGCAGGTGCCTTTTTCTTCTCAACCGGGTGAAATGAAGGATGTCAGCACCAAGCTGCCAAACGGTGCCGACTATGGCTTCCCGGTTAATACCATGAAGATTGCCGCGAACAAAGCATGGGCCGAGAAAAACCCCGCAGCCGCGAAGCTATTCGCCATCATGAAGCTGCCGATCGCCGATGTGAATGCGCAGAATCTGCGTATGCATGAAGGTCAGGGTTCACAGAAAGATATCGAACGTCATGTTGATGGCTGGATTAAAGCTCACCAACAGCTGTTTGACGGCTGGGTGAAAACCGCTGCCGATGCCGCGAAATAA
- the hpxZ gene encoding oxalurate catabolism protein HpxZ — MLPEDINQPDVLADVTAAFYRYEKALTGNDVAVLDELFWHDEKTVRYGAGENLYGIEEIRAFRLARPSSGLDRTLRNTVITTYGHDMAVASTEFTRTGSTKVGRQMQTWVKMPKGWRVVAAHVSLMNE, encoded by the coding sequence ATGTTGCCTGAAGATATTAACCAGCCGGATGTGCTGGCCGACGTGACCGCTGCGTTCTATCGCTATGAGAAAGCCTTAACGGGTAATGACGTTGCGGTACTGGATGAACTGTTCTGGCACGATGAAAAAACGGTGCGCTACGGTGCGGGAGAAAATCTGTACGGGATCGAGGAAATCCGTGCCTTTCGCCTCGCTCGCCCCTCTTCCGGTCTGGACAGAACCCTGCGTAATACGGTCATCACCACCTACGGCCATGATATGGCTGTCGCCAGTACCGAATTCACCCGCACAGGCAGCACGAAAGTTGGCCGCCAAATGCAAACCTGGGTAAAAATGCCCAAAGGCTGGCGCGTTGTCGCCGCCCACGTCAGCCTGATGAACGAATGA
- the proW gene encoding glycine betaine/L-proline ABC transporter permease ProW, whose amino-acid sequence MSKSTSNPWDTTAAQHQPAEQNATSEQGNNTAQNDPWATSSQNAPADHGADSATSAQHGSTPDSTSQSDPWSTGAPAQDAPTNGSDAWSSAPAPDGSTDAAHQAAQSGSDWLNSAAPATPEHFNLLDPFKDTLIPLDSWVTHGIDWVVLHFRPIFQGIRVPVDFILGGFQQFLLGMPAPIAILVFSLIAWQMSSLGMGVATLLSLIAIGAIGAWSQAMITLALVLTALFFCVLIGLPMGIWLARSERAAKFIRPLLDAMQTTPAFVYLVPIVMLFGIGNVPGVVVTIIFALPPIIRLTILGIRQVPADLIEAAESFGASPRQMLFKVQLPLAMPTIMAGVNQTLMLALSMVVIASMIAVGGLGQMVLRGIGRLDMGLAAVGGVGIVILAIILDRLTQSLGRDRRSKGNKNWYASGPIGLLTRPFIKQ is encoded by the coding sequence ATGAGTAAATCAACCTCAAATCCGTGGGATACCACCGCGGCACAACATCAGCCTGCCGAGCAAAACGCAACGTCTGAGCAGGGTAATAACACCGCGCAAAACGATCCGTGGGCAACCAGCTCGCAGAACGCGCCAGCCGATCACGGTGCTGATAGTGCTACGTCAGCACAGCACGGTTCGACGCCTGACAGCACATCGCAAAGCGATCCCTGGTCTACCGGCGCACCTGCTCAAGATGCACCGACTAACGGCAGCGACGCCTGGAGCAGCGCTCCAGCTCCCGATGGTTCAACCGATGCCGCTCATCAGGCTGCACAATCCGGCAGTGACTGGTTAAACAGCGCGGCTCCTGCGACACCCGAGCATTTCAACCTGCTCGATCCGTTTAAGGACACGCTGATCCCGCTGGACAGTTGGGTCACCCACGGCATCGACTGGGTTGTGCTGCACTTCAGACCGATCTTCCAGGGCATTCGCGTGCCGGTCGATTTTATTCTGGGCGGCTTCCAGCAATTTCTACTGGGGATGCCTGCGCCGATTGCCATTCTGGTGTTTTCACTGATTGCCTGGCAGATGTCCAGCCTCGGCATGGGCGTGGCAACCCTACTATCTCTGATTGCGATTGGCGCGATTGGTGCCTGGTCGCAGGCCATGATCACGCTGGCATTGGTACTGACCGCGCTGTTCTTCTGCGTACTCATCGGGCTCCCCATGGGGATCTGGCTGGCACGTAGCGAACGAGCCGCGAAGTTTATCCGGCCACTGCTCGATGCCATGCAAACCACGCCAGCGTTCGTTTATCTGGTGCCTATCGTCATGCTGTTCGGTATCGGTAACGTGCCGGGTGTCGTGGTGACCATCATCTTTGCCCTGCCGCCGATTATTCGCTTAACGATTTTGGGTATTCGCCAGGTGCCAGCAGACTTGATTGAAGCCGCAGAGTCATTCGGTGCCAGCCCGCGCCAGATGCTGTTTAAGGTTCAACTGCCGCTGGCCATGCCAACCATCATGGCCGGTGTTAACCAGACGCTGATGCTGGCGCTGTCGATGGTGGTTATCGCCTCGATGATCGCTGTCGGAGGTCTGGGTCAGATGGTACTGCGCGGTATCGGCCGTCTGGATATGGGTCTTGCTGCCGTCGGCGGCGTCGGGATTGTTATTCTGGCCATTATTCTTGACCGTCTTACCCAGTCTCTGGGGCGCGATCGCCGCAGCAAGGGCAACAAAAACTGGTACGCCAGCGGCCCAATTGGCCTGCTGACCCGTCCTTTCATCAAGCAGTAA